From Nicotiana tabacum cultivar K326 chromosome 22, ASM71507v2, whole genome shotgun sequence, one genomic window encodes:
- the LOC107804994 gene encoding E3 ubiquitin-protein ligase At3g02290 isoform X3 produces the protein MGAFCCCLRDECEDLANPNSSMYRNCLCLRSFVQNFFHVYTSLFHRGEQNVIPSLTQGTTSLDNSLSDMYRCPPRPLPYDADPRYFRLQRDGLVSRREKGSGHSHEETEPLRRSDSDDDSEYLSGGSKWNESKCDEGSKEDNCKSSVKMSTTKKTTGFANIYSAEDEDVCPTCLEEYTEEDPKIMTKCSHHFHLACIYEWMERSDSCPICGKEASSNW, from the exons ATGGGTGCATTTTGTTGCTGTTTGCGAGATGAATGTGAAGATTTGGCCAATCCCAACAGCTCAATGTATAGGAACTGCTTATGTCTTCGATCTTTTGTTCAGAACTTCTTTCATGTG TATACATCATTGTTTCATAGAGGAGAACAAAATGTCATTCCTTCACTGACTCAAGGTACAACATCTCTTGATAACTCACTATCTGATATGTACCGCTGTCCTCCAAGACCATTGCCTTATGATGCCGATCCAAGATACTTCCGCTTGCAACGAGATGGACTAGTCTCAAGGCGGGAGAAAGGGTCAGGTCACTCGCATGAGGAAACTGAACCACTACGAAGAAGTGATAGTGATGATGATTCTGAATATTTGAGTGGGGGAAGCAAATGGAACGAATCTAAATGTGACGAAGGATCGAAAGAAGACAATTGCAAATCTTCGGTGAAGATGTCAACAACTAAAAAGACCACTGGATTTGCTAATATCTATTCTGCAGAAGATGAAGATGTCTGCCCGACATGTCTTGAAG AATATACGGAAGAAGACCCAAAAATAATGACAAAATGCTCTCACCATTTTCACCTGGCGTGCATCTACGAGTGGATGGAGAGAAGTGACAGCTGTCCAATTTGCGGAAAG GAAGCTTCATCCAATTGGTAA
- the LOC107804994 gene encoding E3 ubiquitin-protein ligase At3g02290 isoform X1, producing the protein MGAFCCCLRDECEDLANPNSSMYRNCLCLRSFVQNFFHVYTSLFHRGEQNVIPSLTQGTTSLDNSLSDMYRCPPRPLPYDADPRYFRLQRDGLVSRREKGSGHSHEETEPLRRSDSDDDSEYLSGGSKWNESKCDEGSKEDNCKSSVKMSTTKKTTGFANIYSAEDEDVCPTCLEEYTEEDPKIMTKCSHHFHLACIYEWMERSDSCPICGKVNVILYKIMASVYCFWLLLICRLLELMLQSSLSFTCYPARSNPNSVEGKSSCFIFLSSPPCFNMIKCFLYLVK; encoded by the exons ATGGGTGCATTTTGTTGCTGTTTGCGAGATGAATGTGAAGATTTGGCCAATCCCAACAGCTCAATGTATAGGAACTGCTTATGTCTTCGATCTTTTGTTCAGAACTTCTTTCATGTG TATACATCATTGTTTCATAGAGGAGAACAAAATGTCATTCCTTCACTGACTCAAGGTACAACATCTCTTGATAACTCACTATCTGATATGTACCGCTGTCCTCCAAGACCATTGCCTTATGATGCCGATCCAAGATACTTCCGCTTGCAACGAGATGGACTAGTCTCAAGGCGGGAGAAAGGGTCAGGTCACTCGCATGAGGAAACTGAACCACTACGAAGAAGTGATAGTGATGATGATTCTGAATATTTGAGTGGGGGAAGCAAATGGAACGAATCTAAATGTGACGAAGGATCGAAAGAAGACAATTGCAAATCTTCGGTGAAGATGTCAACAACTAAAAAGACCACTGGATTTGCTAATATCTATTCTGCAGAAGATGAAGATGTCTGCCCGACATGTCTTGAAG AATATACGGAAGAAGACCCAAAAATAATGACAAAATGCTCTCACCATTTTCACCTGGCGTGCATCTACGAGTGGATGGAGAGAAGTGACAGCTGTCCAATTTGCGGAAAGGTAAATGTGATCCTTTACAAAATAATGGCCAGTGTGTACTGTTTTTGGTTACTGCTTATCTGTCGCTTGCTTGAACTTATGTTGCAGTCGAGCTTGTCCTTTACATGCTACCCTGCGAGAAGCAATCCCAACTCTGTTGAGGGAAAATCttcatgttttatttttctttcctcaCCTCCCTGTTTTAATATGATCAAGTGCTTCCTATATTTGGTAAAATGA
- the LOC107804994 gene encoding E3 ubiquitin-protein ligase At3g02290 isoform X2 codes for MGAFCCCLRDECEDLANPNSSMYRNCLCLRSFVQNFFHVYTSLFHRGEQNVIPSLTQGTTSLDNSLSDMYRCPPRPLPYDADPRYFRLQRDGLVSRREKGSGHSHEETEPLRRSDSDDDSEYLSGGSKWNESKCDEGSKEDNCKSSVKMSTTKKTTGFANIYSAEDEDVCPTCLEEYTEEDPKIMTKCSHHFHLACIYEWMERSDSCPICGKEMEFEDRG; via the exons ATGGGTGCATTTTGTTGCTGTTTGCGAGATGAATGTGAAGATTTGGCCAATCCCAACAGCTCAATGTATAGGAACTGCTTATGTCTTCGATCTTTTGTTCAGAACTTCTTTCATGTG TATACATCATTGTTTCATAGAGGAGAACAAAATGTCATTCCTTCACTGACTCAAGGTACAACATCTCTTGATAACTCACTATCTGATATGTACCGCTGTCCTCCAAGACCATTGCCTTATGATGCCGATCCAAGATACTTCCGCTTGCAACGAGATGGACTAGTCTCAAGGCGGGAGAAAGGGTCAGGTCACTCGCATGAGGAAACTGAACCACTACGAAGAAGTGATAGTGATGATGATTCTGAATATTTGAGTGGGGGAAGCAAATGGAACGAATCTAAATGTGACGAAGGATCGAAAGAAGACAATTGCAAATCTTCGGTGAAGATGTCAACAACTAAAAAGACCACTGGATTTGCTAATATCTATTCTGCAGAAGATGAAGATGTCTGCCCGACATGTCTTGAAG AATATACGGAAGAAGACCCAAAAATAATGACAAAATGCTCTCACCATTTTCACCTGGCGTGCATCTACGAGTGGATGGAGAGAAGTGACAGCTGTCCAATTTGCGGAAAG GAGATGGAATTCGAAGACAGGGGGTGA
- the LOC142175960 gene encoding uncharacterized protein LOC142175960 has protein sequence MACVSTTSFSIKVNGEGYGYFDGRKGLKQGDPSYAEALKHFSEMTSLIANVDKSNMVVAGVDTEMKEKLVEMPGFAVGTFPIRYLGLPLLSKRWKKMERHQLTSKITEKIRTYSAKNLSYGVLKEVDRKCREFLWGNNAEQKKVSLVAWEKICKPKAQGGLNVKGCRNWNIATMTKLIWMLLEKADNLWVK, from the exons ATGGCATGTGTATCTACTACATCCTTTTCTATCAAAGTGAATGGGGAGGGATATGGTTACTTTGATGGGAGAAAGGGATTGAAGCAAGGTGATCCG AGTTATGCGGAAGCACTAAAACATTTTTCAGAGATGACTAGCTTAATAGCAAATGTGGATAAGTCCAATATGGTTGTGgctggagtagatacagagatgAAGGAAAAGTTAGTAGAGATGCCTGGATTTGCAGTAGGGACATTTCCAATAAGGTACTTGGGATTACCACTTTTGTCTAAGAGGTGGAAGAAGATGGAACGTCACCAATTGACATCGAAGATTACAGAGAAAATTAGAACTTACTCTGCTAAGAATCTATCTTAT GGTGTGTTAAAAGAAGTTGATAGGAAATGCAGAGAATTTCTATGGGGCAATAATGCAGAACAAAAAAAGGTCTCTCTAGTTGCATGGGAGAAAATTTGTAAGCCAAAAGCACAAGGGGGTTTGAACGTCAAAGGTTGTAGGAACTGGAATATAGCAACTATGACGAAATTAATATGGATGTTACTGGAGAAAGCGGATAATCTATGGGTGAAGTGA